A genomic region of Runella rosea contains the following coding sequences:
- a CDS encoding apiosidase-like domain-containing protein — protein MRHSLFTVLLLVLLIPSLFAQKKRRVTKKAKPLPAVNVTQNAFPLKVSRDGRYLTNRNGQAFLMNADAGWTLFHKLKMEEARFYLEHRHSKHFNTIFVQLLPPESNQTNAYGEAPFARKGDFATPNEKYFTYVDDILKMAARMQLLVAIVPAWLGCCGTNWFEVQTTNGVDKCRDFGRYLGRRFGNHSNILWIMGGDRDPLREEAVQRAMAEGIKETAPTQLMTYHAASSHSSTDVFPAEKWLDFSMVYTYFRGKQGVWTSDMPHVYEVALKETQKLPRKAFILGESQYEDENVGNALMIRRQAYWSLLGGGSGQCYGSSVWAFGEDWRQKLDLPGVAQMNLFQKIMNGLPWYLFRPDTTSELLVEGRGTYGSDDYGVVSILPNNRMAMIYLPSSRTIKVNVEKINGSNIRALWISPRTNNRFIGGYFKPQGVRELIPPTLDEDWLLLLGNVGRK, from the coding sequence ATGCGACATTCGTTATTTACAGTATTGCTTTTAGTGTTGTTGATTCCTTCCCTGTTTGCCCAAAAAAAACGGCGAGTTACCAAAAAAGCCAAGCCCCTTCCGGCGGTTAACGTTACCCAAAATGCTTTTCCCTTAAAAGTCAGCCGTGATGGTCGTTACCTTACAAATCGAAACGGTCAGGCTTTCTTAATGAACGCCGATGCAGGCTGGACATTATTTCATAAATTGAAAATGGAAGAGGCACGTTTCTATTTAGAACACCGTCATTCTAAACACTTCAATACTATTTTTGTGCAATTATTGCCCCCTGAGTCCAATCAGACCAATGCTTACGGAGAGGCTCCATTTGCAAGGAAGGGGGATTTTGCTACCCCGAATGAAAAATACTTTACGTACGTTGACGACATCCTAAAAATGGCGGCTCGGATGCAGTTGTTGGTAGCGATTGTGCCTGCTTGGCTGGGCTGTTGCGGCACGAATTGGTTTGAGGTACAGACCACCAACGGAGTCGATAAATGTCGCGATTTTGGCCGATACCTTGGTCGTCGATTCGGCAACCATTCCAATATTCTCTGGATTATGGGCGGCGACCGTGATCCGCTACGTGAGGAGGCTGTGCAACGGGCCATGGCCGAGGGTATTAAAGAGACAGCCCCAACCCAGTTGATGACTTATCACGCGGCAAGTTCTCATTCAAGTACCGATGTATTCCCTGCCGAAAAGTGGCTTGATTTTAGTATGGTCTATACGTATTTTCGGGGTAAGCAGGGCGTGTGGACTTCTGATATGCCACACGTATACGAGGTGGCTTTGAAAGAAACCCAAAAATTGCCGCGAAAAGCGTTTATCTTGGGGGAATCGCAGTACGAAGATGAAAACGTAGGCAATGCGCTCATGATACGTCGGCAGGCGTATTGGTCACTTTTGGGGGGAGGAAGCGGACAATGTTACGGAAGTTCCGTCTGGGCTTTTGGGGAGGACTGGCGCCAAAAACTTGACTTGCCCGGCGTGGCCCAGATGAATTTATTTCAAAAAATAATGAACGGATTACCTTGGTATCTTTTTCGTCCCGATACTACTTCTGAACTCTTAGTAGAAGGACGCGGCACGTACGGCAGTGATGATTATGGGGTGGTATCTATACTACCGAATAACCGAATGGCCATGATTTATCTGCCTTCAAGTAGAACGATTAAAGTGAATGTAGAAAAAATTAACGGAAGTAATATCAGGGCTTTATGGATAAGCCCACGCACCAATAATCGGTTCATTGGCGGGTATTTTAAACCCCAAGGCGTTCGCGAACTTATTCCTCCAACACTCGATGAAGATTGGCTGTTGTTATTGGGCAATGTGGGAAGAAAGTAG
- a CDS encoding flavin-dependent oxidoreductase, whose translation MKVIIIGGGIGGLTTALCLHKLGLDVKVFESVKEVKPLGVGINLLPHSVRVLTHLGLQPIIAQNAIETTDLAYFNKFGQPFWSEPRGRFAGYKWPQFSVHRGRLQQLLFEEATEVLGSEALLTNHHLVSFEQNEREVIAHFVNKETGQTIGQERGDLLIGADGINSVVRQQLYPNEGPPVYSSNILYRGTTRMRPFLNGTTMVMVGHNAQKIVAYPIHPEPDAEGNKLINWVANVRQNEQQKLEVRDWNRPADQQRLVNKYQDWTFDWLDVPAMIAGAKVVYEFPMSDRNPLDRWTFGRVTLLGDAAHPMYPIGSNGASQAILDADYLAECLKNTQNPIEALMAYNDERVPATAKVVLQNRAKGPDEIMDRMEERFPNGFLEDQIPRAELEEVMNRYKQIAGFDIQTLNQKS comes from the coding sequence ATGAAAGTAATCATTATTGGCGGGGGCATTGGCGGGTTGACTACCGCCCTTTGCCTACACAAGCTCGGACTGGACGTAAAAGTCTTTGAATCGGTCAAAGAAGTAAAACCACTGGGGGTAGGTATCAATTTGCTGCCTCATTCGGTTCGGGTGCTTACCCACCTTGGCCTGCAACCCATAATTGCCCAAAATGCCATTGAAACGACCGATTTGGCCTATTTTAATAAATTTGGACAGCCTTTTTGGAGCGAGCCACGCGGACGGTTTGCGGGGTATAAATGGCCCCAATTTTCAGTCCATCGCGGAAGGTTGCAACAACTGCTGTTTGAAGAAGCCACGGAGGTGTTGGGTAGCGAGGCACTCCTGACAAACCATCATTTGGTTTCTTTCGAACAAAACGAACGGGAAGTCATCGCGCATTTTGTAAACAAAGAAACGGGACAAACCATCGGGCAGGAGCGGGGCGATTTGCTGATTGGGGCGGATGGAATCAATTCGGTGGTGCGGCAACAACTATATCCCAATGAAGGGCCACCAGTGTATTCTTCCAATATCCTGTACCGAGGCACTACGCGTATGAGGCCGTTTTTAAATGGAACCACCATGGTAATGGTAGGACATAATGCCCAAAAAATAGTGGCGTATCCCATTCATCCAGAGCCTGATGCAGAAGGAAACAAACTCATCAATTGGGTGGCGAATGTACGTCAAAACGAGCAGCAAAAACTGGAAGTAAGGGATTGGAACCGTCCGGCAGACCAGCAGAGATTGGTCAACAAATACCAAGATTGGACGTTTGATTGGCTCGATGTGCCGGCGATGATTGCGGGGGCCAAAGTCGTGTACGAATTTCCAATGTCGGACCGAAATCCTTTAGACCGCTGGACGTTTGGCCGTGTCACGTTGCTCGGAGATGCCGCCCACCCCATGTACCCGATTGGTTCCAACGGGGCTTCGCAGGCGATTTTGGATGCTGATTATTTGGCTGAATGTTTGAAAAATACGCAAAATCCCATAGAAGCGTTAATGGCTTACAACGATGAGCGCGTGCCTGCTACGGCAAAAGTGGTGTTGCAAAACCGCGCCAAAGGCCCCGACGAAATCATGGATAGGATGGAAGAACGTTTCCCCAACGGTTTTTTGGAAGACCAGATTCCGCGTGCGGAGTTGGAAGAGGTAATGAACCGGTACAAACAAATTGCGGGGTTTGATATTCAGACCCTTAACCAAAAATCATAA
- a CDS encoding FAD-dependent oxidoreductase, translating to MKPTDIKNPEYFHKVVDCQYACPAHTPVPEYIRLIAAERYTEAYMVNWESNVFPGVLGRTCDRPCEPACRRGRVEEEPVAICRLKRVAADNKGDVTSFMPQGPFIPNGKKIALIGGGPASLTVARDLAPLGYEVHLYDDQPMGGGMMRSQIPSFRLPDSVLNEEVGFVLDLGIHTHFNTRVNSLRDVLDQGYDAVFVGTGAPKGKDLADLPGRWDAKAHVHIGIEWLASVAFEHTAKIGKKVIVLGGGNTAMDCCRTSRRLGGEEVKVVVRSPFKEMKASPWEIEDALHEDIPILECHVPKSFVVEEGQLKGMMFEKVEAKYENGRRKLVSTGEPDVFIEADDVLVAIGQENSFPWIERDLGLQFNEWGLPVLDEKTFQSTIPNVFFGGDSAMGPKNVITAVAQGHSAAVSIDLFCSEKSVHDRPSPYTNLISQKMGIHEWIYDSPVSDDERFKVPHADKALTLKDRKKEVELGFSPDTGFKEAQRCLNCDVQTVFTENKCIECDACMDVCPTSCITFTVNGEEEDLRSRLLVPADNLSQDLYVSDTLKTGRVMVKDEDVCLHCGLCAERCPTSAWDMQKYLYSVTKAGNQCGILQELTT from the coding sequence TTGAAACCGACTGACATTAAAAACCCGGAATATTTCCACAAGGTTGTGGACTGTCAATACGCGTGTCCGGCGCATACACCTGTACCCGAGTACATTCGGCTCATTGCGGCCGAACGCTACACCGAGGCTTACATGGTCAACTGGGAATCCAACGTTTTCCCGGGTGTTTTGGGTCGTACCTGCGACCGCCCCTGTGAACCCGCCTGCCGACGCGGGCGCGTGGAAGAAGAGCCCGTGGCGATTTGCCGCCTCAAACGCGTAGCGGCGGATAACAAAGGGGATGTAACGAGCTTTATGCCCCAAGGTCCTTTTATCCCGAACGGTAAAAAAATAGCCCTCATCGGTGGTGGCCCCGCTTCGCTGACGGTGGCCCGTGACTTGGCTCCGTTGGGATACGAAGTCCATCTGTATGACGACCAACCGATGGGCGGAGGGATGATGCGCAGTCAAATCCCCTCGTTTCGTTTGCCCGATAGTGTGCTGAACGAAGAAGTAGGTTTTGTGCTTGATTTGGGCATTCATACGCATTTCAATACCCGCGTAAACAGCCTTCGGGATGTTTTGGACCAAGGCTACGATGCTGTATTTGTGGGTACGGGCGCGCCCAAAGGAAAAGATTTGGCCGATTTGCCGGGCCGTTGGGATGCCAAGGCCCATGTGCACATTGGGATTGAGTGGTTGGCGAGTGTGGCGTTTGAGCATACGGCCAAAATTGGCAAAAAAGTAATCGTTTTGGGCGGTGGAAACACGGCCATGGATTGCTGCCGCACCTCTCGCCGCTTAGGAGGAGAAGAAGTGAAAGTGGTGGTGCGCAGTCCGTTCAAAGAAATGAAAGCGTCGCCTTGGGAAATCGAGGATGCGCTCCACGAAGATATTCCGATTTTAGAATGCCACGTTCCGAAATCGTTTGTGGTGGAAGAAGGTCAACTCAAAGGAATGATGTTTGAAAAAGTGGAGGCCAAATACGAAAACGGCCGCCGCAAACTCGTCTCGACGGGTGAGCCTGACGTATTTATCGAAGCCGATGATGTGCTGGTAGCCATCGGACAAGAAAACTCATTTCCGTGGATTGAACGCGATTTAGGCTTGCAGTTTAACGAATGGGGCTTACCTGTATTGGACGAAAAAACCTTCCAGTCGACCATTCCCAACGTATTCTTCGGTGGCGACTCGGCCATGGGCCCAAAAAACGTCATCACGGCCGTAGCGCAGGGACATTCGGCGGCGGTTTCGATTGATTTGTTTTGCAGTGAAAAATCTGTCCATGACCGTCCTTCTCCGTATACCAATCTGATCAGTCAGAAAATGGGGATTCACGAGTGGATTTACGATAGCCCCGTCTCCGACGATGAGCGTTTTAAGGTGCCGCACGCCGACAAAGCGTTGACCCTGAAAGACCGTAAAAAAGAAGTTGAATTGGGCTTTAGTCCCGACACAGGCTTTAAAGAAGCCCAGCGTTGCCTCAACTGTGACGTTCAAACGGTATTTACCGAAAATAAATGTATTGAATGTGATGCCTGCATGGATGTGTGTCCCACGTCGTGTATCACGTTCACCGTCAATGGCGAAGAAGAAGATTTGCGCTCGCGGCTTCTGGTTCCCGCCGATAATTTATCCCAAGATTTATACGTTTCGGATACGCTCAAAACGGGCCGTGTGATGGTCAAAGATGAAGATGTGTGTCTTCACTGCGGCCTATGCGCCGAGCGTTGCCCTACGTCAGCGTGGGATATGCAGAAATATTTGTATTCAGTAACCAAAGCAGGTAATCAATGCGGAATCTTACAGGAGTTAACGACTTAG
- a CDS encoding 3-hydroxyacyl-CoA dehydrogenase, producing the protein MKIQEKTFLITGGASGLGAATAKMIVEDGGNAVLADVNSTVGEQTEAELGENALFVHTDVTNPESVQNAIDTAIDAFGGLDGLINCAGIGPAERVVGKNGPHSLERFSNVISINLIGTFNVIRLAAAVMQHNEPEESGERGIIINTASVAAFDGQIGQAAYSASKGGIVAMTLPIAREFAKLGIRVMTIAPGIFETPLLMGMPDEVKASLGQQVPFPSRLGKPHEYAALAKHIIENQMLNGEVIRLDGAIRMAAK; encoded by the coding sequence ATGAAAATTCAGGAGAAAACATTTTTGATTACGGGGGGCGCTTCGGGTTTGGGAGCGGCCACGGCCAAAATGATAGTTGAAGACGGAGGTAACGCGGTACTGGCCGATGTAAACTCCACGGTGGGCGAACAAACAGAAGCGGAGCTGGGCGAAAACGCGCTGTTTGTACATACCGATGTGACGAACCCCGAAAGTGTCCAAAATGCCATTGATACGGCCATTGATGCTTTTGGCGGACTAGATGGCCTAATCAATTGCGCAGGAATCGGTCCCGCCGAGCGGGTGGTGGGCAAAAACGGCCCCCATTCGCTGGAGCGTTTTAGCAATGTCATATCCATTAATCTCATTGGTACTTTCAACGTGATTCGTTTGGCGGCGGCGGTGATGCAGCACAATGAACCCGAAGAAAGTGGCGAGCGTGGAATCATCATCAATACAGCATCGGTGGCGGCTTTTGACGGCCAGATCGGGCAGGCGGCGTATTCTGCCTCGAAAGGTGGAATTGTGGCAATGACGCTGCCCATCGCGCGTGAGTTTGCAAAGTTGGGAATTCGGGTAATGACCATCGCACCGGGTATTTTTGAAACGCCTCTGCTGATGGGAATGCCTGATGAGGTAAAAGCGTCGTTAGGGCAGCAGGTTCCGTTTCCTTCACGGCTCGGCAAGCCGCATGAATATGCGGCACTCGCCAAGCATATTATTGAAAATCAGATGCTTAACGGTGAGGTCATTCGTTTAGATGGGGCGATACGAATGGCAGCAAAATGA
- a CDS encoding 2-oxoacid:acceptor oxidoreductase subunit alpha: MRNLTGVNDLVVRFANVNGTGSASANNMFAMSIFRMGIPMTAKNIFPSNIQGLPTWYEVRVSEKGYLGRREGVDIMLCVNPQSMKQDVASVKPGGYFLYDNTKNLHKDFIREDVNYIGIPMIGICMRLYSDARQRQLFKNMIYVGALAALLDIELEVVKGIIADEFKKKPKLIEPNVQAMMAGVNYIKENYEHPLGLRVERRDLVGDAIVIDGNTACGIGAVYAGATVAGWYPITPSTSLVEAFAKYSNRLRVDPETGLKKVAIVQAEDELAAFGMVLGANWNGARAFTATSGPGLSLMNEFLGLAYFAEIPAVLVDVQRGGPSTGMPTRTQQSDLLLAAYASHGDTKHVLLIPSNPSECFDFMADAFDLAERLQTPIIVMTDLDLGMNEHLSAPLKWDDARRYDRGKVYTAEDLDALSAMGKQFGRYLDVDGDGIPYRTLPATHPTKGSFFTRGTSHDEYARYTEDGVKNAQVLDRLSKKWDTAKEILPLPEFYQTQNESNIGMIFFGTTTYAALEAIDLLKQEEGITLDAMRATAFPFHASVEEFIEAHDQVFVVEQNRDAQFRTLLINELEINPKKLIKILNYDGMPITADAIRNGIAKHLEAIKL, translated from the coding sequence ATGCGGAATCTTACAGGAGTTAACGACTTAGTAGTACGGTTTGCCAACGTCAACGGGACGGGTTCGGCCAGTGCCAATAATATGTTTGCGATGTCCATTTTTCGAATGGGCATCCCCATGACCGCTAAAAATATTTTTCCTTCCAATATTCAGGGATTACCGACCTGGTATGAGGTGAGGGTCAGCGAAAAAGGCTATTTGGGCCGCCGCGAAGGAGTAGATATCATGCTGTGTGTCAACCCACAAAGCATGAAACAAGACGTGGCTTCGGTCAAGCCGGGCGGGTATTTTCTGTACGACAATACAAAAAACCTGCACAAAGATTTTATCCGCGAAGACGTCAATTATATCGGTATTCCGATGATTGGAATTTGTATGCGGCTCTATTCCGATGCGCGTCAGCGGCAGTTGTTCAAAAATATGATTTACGTGGGTGCTTTGGCGGCCCTCTTGGATATTGAATTGGAGGTGGTGAAAGGAATCATTGCCGACGAATTCAAGAAAAAGCCCAAACTCATTGAGCCCAACGTGCAGGCCATGATGGCGGGTGTAAACTACATCAAAGAAAACTACGAGCATCCGCTAGGATTGCGCGTGGAGCGTCGCGATTTGGTGGGCGATGCCATCGTCATCGACGGCAATACTGCCTGCGGAATTGGGGCCGTGTACGCGGGCGCTACGGTAGCGGGTTGGTATCCCATTACGCCCTCAACGTCGTTGGTGGAGGCATTTGCTAAATATTCCAATCGTTTGCGCGTTGACCCCGAAACTGGCCTCAAAAAAGTAGCAATCGTGCAGGCCGAAGATGAATTGGCGGCGTTTGGGATGGTGTTGGGTGCCAACTGGAACGGTGCCCGGGCATTTACGGCCACCAGCGGTCCGGGGCTTTCGTTGATGAATGAGTTTTTGGGATTGGCGTACTTTGCCGAAATCCCCGCCGTATTGGTGGATGTACAGCGCGGCGGGCCGTCTACGGGGATGCCCACGCGGACGCAGCAGTCGGATTTGCTGTTGGCGGCCTATGCTTCGCACGGCGATACCAAACACGTACTGTTGATTCCGAGCAATCCTTCCGAATGCTTTGACTTTATGGCCGACGCCTTTGACTTGGCCGAACGCCTCCAAACGCCCATCATCGTCATGACCGACCTTGATTTGGGCATGAATGAGCACTTATCCGCGCCCCTGAAGTGGGACGATGCCCGTCGCTACGACCGGGGTAAGGTATATACCGCCGAAGATTTGGACGCGTTGAGCGCCATGGGCAAGCAGTTTGGACGTTACCTAGACGTGGACGGCGACGGCATTCCGTACCGGACGCTCCCGGCTACGCATCCGACCAAGGGGTCATTCTTTACGCGTGGAACTTCTCACGACGAATATGCGCGCTACACCGAAGACGGCGTGAAAAATGCGCAGGTGCTGGACCGTTTGTCTAAAAAATGGGATACGGCCAAGGAAATTCTGCCGTTGCCAGAGTTTTATCAGACCCAAAATGAAAGCAATATCGGGATGATCTTTTTCGGCACCACCACCTACGCGGCTTTGGAAGCGATAGATTTGTTGAAACAAGAAGAAGGAATTACGCTAGACGCCATGCGCGCCACGGCCTTTCCGTTCCACGCTTCCGTAGAGGAGTTTATCGAAGCCCACGACCAAGTGTTTGTGGTGGAACAAAACCGTGACGCGCAATTCCGTACGCTGTTGATCAACGAATTGGAAATCAATCCCAAAAAATTGATCAAAATTCTGAACTATGATGGTATGCCCATCACAGCCGATGCTATTCGAAATGGTATCGCGAAGCATTTGGAAGCGATTAAGTTGTAG
- a CDS encoding family 16 glycosylhydrolase, producing the protein MNKHVISLFLVFWTLSFSYFSKAQSFHNNKIVAHRGAWKNTGAPQNSIASLENAIKLGCVGSEFDVRMTKDEVLVINHDAHYEGMDIEKTDYAELIKKTLKNGEQLPTLEEYLKAGKKQKKTMLVTEIKPSPAGKERAMILAEKVVKTVQKLKAQNWVVYISFDYDILKKVRELDKNAKLQYLNGNISAAQLQADNIGGLDYHFSVLQKDEQWIANAKKLGVATNAWTVNDTLVMDYFLARDIDYLTTDEPEKALVRNARFAKEKRKLVWSDEFNYTGLPDATKWGYDVGGKGWGNNELQYYTNADTSNALVKNGVLSITARKSKFENRDYTSARLLTKGKAEWTYGRIEVRAKLPKGRGTWPAIWMLGSNIETAGWPKCGEIDIMEHVGYDPDTLVGTIHTQAYNHVKGTQKSKKIFIKNPYTEFHVYAVDWTPEKMDFLLDGYVYLSIANEHKTVNEWPFDKPEYLLLNVAVGGNWGGAKGIDESVFPAKMEVDYVRVFQ; encoded by the coding sequence ATGAACAAGCACGTAATCTCCTTATTTTTAGTATTTTGGACACTCTCTTTTTCTTATTTCTCCAAGGCCCAATCTTTTCATAACAACAAAATAGTGGCCCACCGTGGAGCTTGGAAAAACACGGGAGCCCCCCAAAACTCCATTGCATCGTTGGAGAATGCCATCAAACTGGGTTGTGTCGGCTCAGAATTTGACGTTAGAATGACCAAAGATGAAGTGTTGGTCATCAATCATGACGCGCATTACGAAGGAATGGACATCGAAAAAACCGATTATGCCGAACTTATCAAAAAAACGCTGAAAAACGGCGAGCAGCTTCCGACGCTGGAAGAATACCTGAAAGCGGGCAAAAAACAAAAAAAGACCATGCTCGTGACCGAAATCAAACCCTCACCCGCAGGGAAAGAGCGGGCCATGATTTTGGCAGAAAAAGTGGTCAAGACCGTTCAAAAGTTAAAGGCCCAAAACTGGGTAGTATACATCAGTTTTGACTACGACATCCTGAAGAAAGTGCGGGAGCTGGATAAAAACGCAAAACTCCAATACCTCAACGGAAATATCTCAGCAGCTCAACTCCAAGCCGACAACATCGGCGGGTTGGATTATCACTTCAGCGTTTTACAAAAAGACGAGCAATGGATTGCCAACGCCAAAAAATTGGGCGTCGCTACCAACGCTTGGACCGTAAATGACACTTTGGTAATGGATTATTTTTTGGCACGAGATATTGACTATTTAACCACCGACGAACCCGAAAAAGCCTTGGTACGTAATGCGCGATTTGCCAAAGAAAAACGCAAATTGGTTTGGAGCGATGAATTTAATTATACAGGCTTACCCGATGCGACCAAATGGGGCTACGACGTTGGCGGCAAAGGTTGGGGAAACAACGAGTTGCAATATTACACCAATGCTGATACGTCTAATGCGCTCGTCAAAAACGGCGTCCTTTCCATCACCGCCCGCAAAAGCAAATTTGAAAACCGAGACTATACATCTGCCCGACTCCTAACCAAAGGAAAAGCCGAATGGACCTACGGACGCATTGAAGTACGGGCCAAATTGCCCAAGGGGCGCGGCACATGGCCTGCTATATGGATGCTGGGCAGCAACATCGAAACCGCTGGCTGGCCCAAATGCGGCGAAATCGACATCATGGAGCACGTAGGTTACGACCCCGATACGCTCGTGGGTACCATCCACACCCAAGCCTATAACCACGTAAAGGGAACCCAGAAATCAAAGAAGATTTTTATCAAAAACCCTTACACTGAGTTTCACGTCTACGCTGTTGATTGGACGCCCGAGAAAATGGATTTTCTGTTGGATGGCTACGTTTATTTAAGTATTGCTAATGAACACAAAACTGTCAATGAATGGCCGTTTGATAAGCCAGAGTACTTGTTGCTCAATGTAGCAGTGGGCGGCAATTGGGGCGGTGCTAAGGGCATTGATGAAAGCGTTTTTCCCGCCAAAATGGAAGTAGATTATGTACGCGTGTTTCAGTAA
- a CDS encoding 2-oxoacid:ferredoxin oxidoreductase subunit beta, with the protein MTYIKPKFRHPDLPKNAVGFTKTDYEGVISTLCAGCGHDSISGSIVQACYEMSIEPHRVAKLSGIGCSSKTPNYFLNNSHGFNSVHGRMPSVATGANMANRDLIYLGVSGDGDTASIGMGQFVHAIRRNLNMLYIVMNNGCYGLTKGQDSATADAGSVSKSGSVNPFEGIDLVGMALELGATFVARSFSGDKTQLVPLIKAALSHNGFALIDVLSPCVTFNNNVGSTKSYDYVRDHIEALAEIGYVPEKEEITVSYDRGSSVDVELHDGSSVQLHKLADGWDPRDRQAAMSRLQQAKAEGEILTGLVYVDPESKDLHEIIKSDKRPLNSLKEEDLCPGAGVLAMINDEFR; encoded by the coding sequence ATGACGTATATAAAACCAAAATTTCGTCACCCCGACCTGCCCAAAAATGCGGTAGGCTTCACTAAAACAGATTATGAAGGGGTGATTTCGACACTTTGCGCGGGCTGTGGGCATGATTCCATCAGCGGCTCCATCGTGCAGGCGTGCTACGAGATGTCGATTGAACCGCATCGCGTGGCAAAACTGTCGGGTATCGGGTGTTCGTCCAAAACACCAAACTATTTCCTCAACAACTCGCACGGGTTCAACTCCGTCCACGGGCGAATGCCGTCGGTTGCGACGGGGGCCAACATGGCCAACCGCGACCTGATTTACCTCGGCGTATCGGGCGACGGCGATACGGCTTCGATTGGGATGGGGCAGTTTGTGCATGCCATTCGTCGTAACCTCAACATGCTGTACATCGTGATGAACAACGGTTGCTACGGCCTGACCAAAGGACAGGACTCGGCCACGGCCGACGCTGGCTCGGTCAGCAAAAGCGGCTCCGTCAATCCCTTTGAAGGTATTGATTTGGTGGGCATGGCGTTGGAGTTGGGTGCTACTTTTGTGGCGCGCAGCTTTTCGGGCGACAAAACCCAGCTCGTACCGCTCATCAAAGCGGCGCTTTCTCACAATGGATTTGCGCTGATTGACGTGCTTTCTCCCTGCGTAACTTTCAACAACAACGTGGGTTCTACCAAGTCGTACGATTACGTGCGCGACCACATTGAGGCGTTGGCCGAAATTGGGTACGTTCCCGAAAAAGAAGAGATTACCGTTTCTTACGACAGAGGTAGCTCGGTTGACGTCGAACTCCACGACGGCTCGTCGGTGCAGTTGCACAAGCTGGCCGATGGCTGGGATCCGCGCGACCGTCAGGCGGCGATGAGTCGTTTGCAACAAGCCAAAGCCGAAGGTGAAATCCTGACGGGATTGGTGTACGTAGACCCCGAAAGCAAGGATTTACACGAAATCATCAAGTCAGATAAGCGCCCGCTGAACAGCCTAAAAGAAGAGGATTTATGTCCGGGGGCGGGAGTATTGGCCATGATTAACGACGAGTTTAGGTAA
- a CDS encoding DUF3237 domain-containing protein, producing the protein MELKFAFELRVEVAEIQVLGDTPKGNRRMIPIKGGTFEGEKIKGVIQSGGYDWQLIRTDEVAEVDARYVLKTDDGALITIVNQGLRRGPASVMKRLAAGEEVLPSQYYFRSIPVFETADPRYAWLTQSVFVATGVRKPDKVLIQVYEVL; encoded by the coding sequence ATGGAGTTGAAATTCGCTTTTGAGCTGCGGGTAGAAGTGGCAGAAATACAGGTGTTGGGAGATACGCCAAAGGGAAATCGTCGGATGATACCCATCAAAGGTGGGACGTTTGAAGGGGAAAAAATAAAGGGAGTGATTCAGTCAGGAGGCTACGATTGGCAGTTGATTCGGACCGATGAAGTTGCCGAAGTAGACGCGCGGTACGTGCTGAAAACCGACGACGGAGCGTTGATAACAATTGTCAATCAGGGACTTAGGCGAGGACCCGCATCGGTGATGAAACGACTAGCAGCGGGGGAAGAGGTATTGCCGTCGCAGTATTATTTTCGTTCCATTCCCGTGTTTGAAACCGCCGACCCCCGCTACGCCTGGCTCACGCAGTCGGTTTTTGTGGCAACGGGCGTGCGCAAACCAGATAAAGTGTTGATTCAGGTGTATGAGGTTTTATAG